A window of Aquibium oceanicum genomic DNA:
GACGTGCCGCCAATGGCCCCCGTCTCGCCGGAGCCGCAGATGCCGCCCCCGGCAAACGTGACCCCGGCCGCGCTGTCCGCCTCGACGGCCATGCCGCCCCGCGCCCCCCTGCCCGCCAAGAAGTCACCGGCGCAGGCCGCGGCGGAAGCCGCGGTCGCCGCCGGTGCGAGCGACGTCGCGATAGAGGAAGAGGAAGAGCCCGTCCGCAAGTCGATGCTCGGCGGCCTTGCCCGAGCCTTTTCCGGCAAGAAGCAGGCGCGCCCGGTCCGCCAGCAGCCCGATCCGGTCATGCCCGGCATGGAGCAGGTCCAACTCGACGCGCCTCTGGACGGCCCTGTAGCCGACAAGCCCCTGGAGCCCGGCTCGGGTGCGCCGGACCTGAACGCCATCATCAAGCGCGTCCGTGACGAACGCGGTACCCCCGGCCAGGTGGCGGACCCCGCCGCGGGCAAGGCCGACTTCATCGCGGCGGCACGGCGCGCGGCACAGGCCGCCGCCGCCGAGGCCCAGACCTTCAAGCAAGGCGGATCTCCGGCTGGCCCGAAGGGGAAGCTCAGCGCGACGGATTTCCTCCGCGCCAAGCGCAAACCCATCCTCATGGCGGCGGCCGCGATCATGATCGCTCTCGCCAGCCTGCAACTGGGCAAGGCATTCTTCGGCGACGAAGCGCAGATGGCCGAGATCGAGCCGCTCCCGGCGAAGAACGCTCTCGTGGCAAGCGCCACCGATACCGCGTCGATCGACGGACAGGACGATGCCGCTGGAACCGTGCGCATGGTCGACGGAACCGCGGGCACCCCCGCCGCCGCTGACGACGGCATGGAGCCCGCGCAGGAGGTCGACGTCCTTCCCGCCGCGGACGAAGCGGATGTTGGCGATGACGGACTGGCGGCACTGCCCGAGGACGAGATCGGACCGGACGAAGCAACGGAAGTCGCCGCGCTGCCGGAAATCGACGGCGGCGGAACCACGTCCGAAACCACCTTCGAGGCGCCGCCCGTCGAGGCCGGGCCGATCGCCCTGCGCGAAGCGGCCGAAGCCGGCGATCCGAAGGCCATGTTCGAGATCGGCAACCGCTACGACACCGGCCGCGGCGTGGACTCCGACCGCGCGGTCGCCGCGAAGTGGTACGAACGCGCCGCGGAACAGGGCTTTGCGCCCGCGCAGTACCGGATCGGCAGCTTCTACGAGAAGGGCATCGGCGTCGAGCGAGACATCGCCCGCGCCAAGACCTGGTACCAGCTGGCCGCCAACCAGGGGAATGCCAGCGCCATGCACAATCTGGCGGTGCTCTTCGCCATGGGCAGCGACGGCGCGGTCGACAATGACTCCGCCGCGCGCTGGTTCCAGAAGGCGGCCGAACTCGGCGTGAAGGACAGCCAGTACAATCTGGGCATCCTGGCGGCGAAGGGCCTCGGCGTCCCGCAGAGCCTGGAAGAGTCCTACAAGTGGTTCGCGCTGGTGGCCAAGACGGGCGACAAGGATGCCGCCGCCAAGCGCGATGAGGTCGCCAACTCGCTGCGGCCTGAACAGCTCGCCAAGGCCCGCGCGACCACCGAACTGTGGAAGCCGAAGCCGGTCGTGGAAGAAGCCAACGTCGTCGAGATCCCGGAGTCCTGGCAGGAGAGCGAAGGAACGACGGCCAGCATCGACATGAAGAAGGCCGTCCAGAACATCCAGCTGATCCTGAACAAGAACGGCTACAACGCGGGCTCCCCGGACGGAATCATGGGCCAGAACACCCGCAACGCCATCATGGCCTTCCAGAAGGACAACGGATTGCCGGCCGATGGCGAGGTCAGCGACGAACTGGTGAAGGTTCTTCTGAGCCGGAAGTGACCCCGGCTTTCTTCGGCCCCGGACACGGAACACTCATGTCGCAATTGCGACCGGCGGCGGCGTCATAGGACTTTGACTCCGCCGCAATGTCGGCGCAAGAACCCCTTAAGCACCCGTGTGTTACATACATCGCGGGACGGGGTGTTTGTCTCAGGCAAGATGGTCTGGTTGGTCGCGTGGGTATTTATCTCCCCATCGCTGAGATGTCTGTCAATCTGTTCGTTCTGCTCGCAATGGGCGCGGCGGTCGGATTTCTGTCGGGCCTCTTCGGGGTGGGCGGTGGTTTCCTTATCACGCCGCTCCTGATCTTCTACAACATCCCGCCGGCCATTGCCGTCGCGACGGGCGCCAACCAGGTCATAGCGTCCTCCTTTTCCGGCGCTCTGGCCCACTTCAAGCGTGGTACGATCGACTTCAAGCTCGGCAGCGTGCTGCTGGTCGGCGGCGTCTTCGGCTCTTCGATCGGCATTTACGTCTTCAAGCTGCTGCGCCAGATCGGCCAGCTCGATCTCTTCGTCTCGCTGCTCTACGTGGGCCTGCTCGGCACCGTCGGTGCGCTGATGCTCATCGAGAGCGTGAACTCGCTGCGCGCCGCGCGCGGCGGCGGCTCGGCGAGCCTGCGCCGCCCCGGTCAGCACAACTGGATCCACAAGCTTCCCCTCAAGATGCGCTTCCGGGCATCGAAACTCTTCGTCAGCGTCATTCCGGTTCTGGGTCTGGGCGCGGCGATCGGCTTCCTGGCCTCGATCATGGGCGTCGGCGGCGGTTTCATCATGGTCCCCGCCATGATCTACCTGCTGAAGGTCCCGACCAACGTCGTCATCGGCACCTCGCTATTCCAGATCATCTTCGTGTCCGCCTACACCACCATCGTTCATGCCACGACCAACAAGACCGTGGACATCGTCCTGGCGCTGGCGCTGATGGTGGGCGGCGTCGCGGGAGCCCAGTACGGAGCGAAGGCGGGGCAGAAGCTGCGCGGCGAACAGCTGCGCGCGCTGCTTGCCGTCCTGGTACTCGCGGTGGCGATCAGGCTGGCCTTCGACCTCTTCGTGCGGCCGGCCAATCTCTATTCGCTTTCACCGCTCGAGGTGTTCTGACCGCCATGCGGCGCCAGCTCCTCCATCTCGCGACCGCAGCCGCGCTCCTGGCCACGGGTTCGATCGCGACAGCGCAGGATGCGGCGCCTGGCGGCCAGCAGGAGGCGCAGCCCCTGCAGTTGCCCGCGCCAATCACGGAAAGCATCCAGATCGGGCTGTCGACCGATCGTATCTCGATCACGTCGGATTTCTCGGGCGCGGACCTGACGATCTTCGGCGCCCTCGACAATGCCGATCCGCTCATCAACCGCCAAGGCCGCTACGACGTGATCGTCGTCCTCGAGGGGCCTGCACGCCCCGTGGTCGTGCGCAAGAAGGACCGGATACTGGGCGTATGGATCAACATCCATTCGCAGACCTTCGTGAACGTCCCGGCCTCCTACTCGGTCGCCACCACGCGGGCGATGCAGGACATCACCGACCAGGTGAATTTCCGTCAGCTCGCGCTGGGCAGTGAAAACATCTACATGCAGCCGCTCGACCGCACCGAGGATCCCGTGACGATCAAGGACTTCGAGACCGCGCTGCGCGGGCTGAAGAAGCTGAGGGGGCTCTACACCGAGAACATCGGCGGCGTGCAGTTCCTGACGCAGAGCCTTTTCCGCGCAACCGTGCGACTGGCGCCCAATGTCCCGGTCGGCACCCACAAGGCGCGCGCCTTCCTGTTCCGTAACGGCGTCTTCATCAAGGAGAACTCCGCCAACCTGGCGATCCTCAAGGCCGGCTTCGAACAGTCGATCTTCCGGTTCGCCAATGACAACGGCTTTTTCTACGGTCTGCTTGCCGTCCTGCTGGCGATGGTGACGGGTTGGCTGGGCCGTGTCATCTTCCGGCGGGACTGAAACCTTGCACTCTCCGGCGCACGAGACCGGCACGGGCGCGATAAGCCGCACCGCGCGTCTTCTGGCACTACTCGGATTCATCCCCTTCGCCGCTCTGTCGCTCTGGTTGTTCGGCATCGCGCAGGACCATCCCTGGCGCCCGGTGACGATCCTTCTCCTGAAGTCCTACTCGGTCGTGATCCTGTCGTTCCTGGGTGGAATCCGGTGGGGCTTGGGCATGAAGACGGAGCCCCGCGACGGCCGCCGCGATCTCGTGGCGAGCTGCGCGCCTGCGCTCGCAGGCTGGGCCGGGTTCTTCGTCCCTGTTCCCTTTGCCTTCGCCCTGTTCGCGGTCGCCTTCGCCGCGCAGGGAGCCTGGGACGCCTTCGCCGTCCACCACGACGTTGCGCCGCGCTGGTTCGGATCGACACGCATATTGCTGACGGTGCTCGTCGTGTCGGCGATGATCCTGTCCTTCGCCGCGACCGCCTGAAGCTCTCAGCCCGGATGGAGCATCGAGCCGGCGATGGGATAGACCCGCGTGCGCCCGAGCATCAGCGCCCTGAACAGGCCCCAGTCGAAGAGTTTCGAAAAGGCCCGGTCGCGTACGTTGAGCGCTCCGGTATAAGCTCCGAAGGCGGGCATCACGAGGCGCCGCCCGTCGGTGGCGAAACAGGGCCGGCGGACGGACCTGCCGCGCCGCACGATCCTTGCGCCGGGGTGGAGGTGTCCGGCGATCTCGCCGTCGCACGCGGCTCCCGTCGGCTCGTGGCGCATCACGATGCCGCCGACCGCCAGTTCGCGCACCGTCTCGCCCGGCAGCCCGGCAGGAGGTTCGGGATCATGATTGCCAGCCACCCAGAACCAGTCGCGGCCCGTCATCATGGCCAGCAGTTCGTCGCGGAAGATGTCGGGCATGCGCTCCGCGCCCCAGCCATCGTGAAAACTGTCGCCGAGGCTGACCACGATCGAGGGACGGAAGGTGCAGATGGACGCCGCCAGCTTCGACAGCGTCGCGGCGGTGTCGTAGGGCGGCATCATGGCGCCGCGCCGCGCGAACGCCGAACCCTTCTCCAGGTGCAGGTCTGACACGACGAGCAGGCCGAGCGCGGGGAAGAACAACGCCCCGCTGCGGTCGCAGACGGCATGCTCCCCGGCTATCGATATCGTTTCGGCGCCTTCGGTGGCGATGTCTGCTGCCTGCATGTCTTCCCGGTGCTCAGTCGAGGCCCATGGCCTCCTCGATCAGTTCGTCCGCCGCTTCGCCGAGCAACGCGTCGCTGGCGTCGCCATTTACCGATTCCTTCCCGATCTCCAGCATGATCGGGACCGCGAGCGGCGAAATCCGCTCCAGGTTCTTATGCACGATTCGCCCCTTGATCCGCGACAGCATTTCGCCGAGCCGGGCGACGTCCAGCAGACCGGTCGCCGCATCGGCCCGCGTCGCCTGCAGGAGGATGTGGTCGGGCTCGTGCTCGCGCAGAACGTCGTAGATCAGGTCGGACGAGACGGTGACCTGGCGGCCGGTCTTCTCCTGCCCCGGATGGCGCCGCTCGATCAACCCGGCAATGACGGCGCAATTGCGGAAGGTGCGCTTGAGCAGCCAGCTCTCGGCGAGCCATGCCTCGAGATCGTCGCCCAGCATGTCCTCGTCGAACAGCTGCCCGAGCGACAGTCCCGGCGTCTTGAACATCGCGCCCAGGTCTCGTAGTCCCCAGATGGCCAGCGCGTAGTCCGTGGCGACGAAACCGAGCGGCTGCGCCCCGGCGCGTTCCAGCCGGCGCGTCAGGAGCATGCCGAGCGTCTGGTGCGCTAGCCGCCCCTCGAAGGGATAGGCGATCATGTAGAAGCGCCTGCCGCGCGGAAACGTCTCGATGAGCAGGTCCCCGTGCTTCGGCAACACGGACTTGTCGCGCTGGATACGCAGCCAGTCGGCGACCTGGTCCGGCAGGGCCTGCCACCGGTCGGGATCGGCAAGCATGCCGCGCACCTGGTCGGCGAGATAAGTGGAAAGCGGAAACTTGCCGCCGGCGTATGAGGGCACCATCGCATCGTTTCCGGCGGCGTTGGAGACGAAGGCCTCGTTCTCGCGGATGCCTTCGAAGCGGAGCACCTTGCCGGAGAACATGAACGTGTCGCCGGGCGCGAGCGATTCGAGAAAGTACTCCTCGACCTTGCCAAGCAACGGGCCGCCGCGCGAGGCGGTGCCGCGCCCGCCGCGGACGTAGCGCACGTTGAGCATCGGCGCCTCGATGATCGTGCCGACGTTCAATCGATACTGCTGCGCGAGGCGGGGATGGCTGACCCGCCACAGTCCCTCCTTCGTCTGCCTGATCCGCGCATATCGCTCGTAGGTGCGAAGCGCGTATCCGCCGGTCGCCACGAAGTCGACGATCCGGTCGAACGTCCGGCGGTCGAGGTCCGCATAGGGTGCGGCCGACCTCACCTCAGCGAAGAGTTCGTCGGCTGAGAAGGGTTCGGCGCAGGCACAGC
This region includes:
- a CDS encoding sulfite exporter TauE/SafE family protein, whose product is MGIYLPIAEMSVNLFVLLAMGAAVGFLSGLFGVGGGFLITPLLIFYNIPPAIAVATGANQVIASSFSGALAHFKRGTIDFKLGSVLLVGGVFGSSIGIYVFKLLRQIGQLDLFVSLLYVGLLGTVGALMLIESVNSLRAARGGGSASLRRPGQHNWIHKLPLKMRFRASKLFVSVIPVLGLGAAIGFLASIMGVGGGFIMVPAMIYLLKVPTNVVIGTSLFQIIFVSAYTTIVHATTNKTVDIVLALALMVGGVAGAQYGAKAGQKLRGEQLRALLAVLVLAVAIRLAFDLFVRPANLYSLSPLEVF
- a CDS encoding TIGR02186 family protein — its product is MRRQLLHLATAAALLATGSIATAQDAAPGGQQEAQPLQLPAPITESIQIGLSTDRISITSDFSGADLTIFGALDNADPLINRQGRYDVIVVLEGPARPVVVRKKDRILGVWINIHSQTFVNVPASYSVATTRAMQDITDQVNFRQLALGSENIYMQPLDRTEDPVTIKDFETALRGLKKLRGLYTENIGGVQFLTQSLFRATVRLAPNVPVGTHKARAFLFRNGVFIKENSANLAILKAGFEQSIFRFANDNGFFYGLLAVLLAMVTGWLGRVIFRRD
- a CDS encoding DUF3429 domain-containing protein, which codes for MHSPAHETGTGAISRTARLLALLGFIPFAALSLWLFGIAQDHPWRPVTILLLKSYSVVILSFLGGIRWGLGMKTEPRDGRRDLVASCAPALAGWAGFFVPVPFAFALFAVAFAAQGAWDAFAVHHDVAPRWFGSTRILLTVLVVSAMILSFAATA
- the pdeM gene encoding ligase-associated DNA damage response endonuclease PdeM codes for the protein MQAADIATEGAETISIAGEHAVCDRSGALFFPALGLLVVSDLHLEKGSAFARRGAMMPPYDTAATLSKLAASICTFRPSIVVSLGDSFHDGWGAERMPDIFRDELLAMMTGRDWFWVAGNHDPEPPAGLPGETVRELAVGGIVMRHEPTGAACDGEIAGHLHPGARIVRRGRSVRRPCFATDGRRLVMPAFGAYTGALNVRDRAFSKLFDWGLFRALMLGRTRVYPIAGSMLHPG
- a CDS encoding ligase-associated DNA damage response DEXH box helicase, which translates into the protein MTDQPDLGTEISSARLPQPFIRWFAEKGWSPRAHQIDLLAKAQNGRSALLIAPTGAGKTLAGFLPSLVDLAERPKRKPGEAFRGVHTLYISPLKALAVDIERNLAKPVAEIGLPVTMETRTGDTPSHKRQRQKVSPPDILLTTPEQLALLIASKDAARFFSGLRYVVLDELHSLVISKRGHLLALGLARLRALVPGFQAIGLSATVAEPEELRRWLVSQETRGDMADVVTVGGGAKPQITILESRERVPWSGHSARYAIPEVYEEIRRHRTTLLFVNTRSQAEMLFQELWRVNEDVLPIALHHGSLDVGQRRKVEKAMETNALRAIVATSTLDLGIDWGDVDLVVHVGAPKGASRLAQRIGRSNHRMDEPSKAILVPANRFEVMECRAAIEANYLGAQDTPPLVIGALDVLAQHVMGCACAEPFSADELFAEVRSAAPYADLDRRTFDRIVDFVATGGYALRTYERYARIRQTKEGLWRVSHPRLAQQYRLNVGTIIEAPMLNVRYVRGGRGTASRGGPLLGKVEEYFLESLAPGDTFMFSGKVLRFEGIRENEAFVSNAAGNDAMVPSYAGGKFPLSTYLADQVRGMLADPDRWQALPDQVADWLRIQRDKSVLPKHGDLLIETFPRGRRFYMIAYPFEGRLAHQTLGMLLTRRLERAGAQPLGFVATDYALAIWGLRDLGAMFKTPGLSLGQLFDEDMLGDDLEAWLAESWLLKRTFRNCAVIAGLIERRHPGQEKTGRQVTVSSDLIYDVLREHEPDHILLQATRADAATGLLDVARLGEMLSRIKGRIVHKNLERISPLAVPIMLEIGKESVNGDASDALLGEAADELIEEAMGLD